One Panicum virgatum strain AP13 chromosome 9K, P.virgatum_v5, whole genome shotgun sequence genomic region harbors:
- the LOC120650580 gene encoding HBS1-like protein produces the protein MPRKVVSGPDYDDDYDDYDEYDDDYDEYDDTRYGNDQHPVQKGKESLKKSSTMVPVHWTCSMCTFNNHESMTYCEMCGVFRETFIKSAKDGSLKDAVNAASSEPRACAAPKTDSAKTPMKTRGVHSDGDSARKHANTSCDKANSTQLPSAGSSLGAEKKKKIPVVSDEIPVERTALSVPDHFQLKDDKSGGASSSSQNDYVTQKLSSDISQLNVDKNNVNVTKPCLPEEYKPEKWMLADQESGVLSQLNLAIVGHVDSGKSTLSGRLLHLLGRISRKDMHKNEKESKEKGKGSFAFAWAMDESSEERERGVTMTVGVAYLETKKYRVVLLDSPGHKDFVPNMISGATQADAAILVVDACNFKDSAITWIPLSAVENQNLIKPPSDARLTSWYQGFCLLDAIDSLQLPSRDVTKPLILPICDVIKSQSTGQLAAFGKLETGAIQNGSKVLVLPCRVEATVKNIERDTNSCSIARAGDNVAVSLQGIDGNQLIPGGVLCHPGFPVAVANRLELKILVLDIAIPILAGSQVEFHIHHVKEAAKVTKIIALLDKTGKPSKSAPRFLKSKQNAVVQVTLDGAVCVQEFSKSRALGRAYLRLSGRTIAVGVVNRVIGQDEN, from the exons ATGCCTCGCAAAGTTGTATCTGGGCCTGACTATGATGATGATTACGATGACTATGATGAGTATGATGATGATTATGATGAGTATGATGACACAAGATATGGCAACGATCAACATCCTGTTCAGAAGGGAAAAG AATCATTGAAGAAGTCCTCAACTATGGTGCCCGTGCATTGGACGTGTTCCATGTGCACATTCAATAATCATGAAAGCATGACGTACTGTGAGATGTGTGGGGTTTTCCGTGAAACCTTTATCAAATCTGCCAAGGATGGTTCATTAAAAG ATGCAGTCAACGCAGCGTCAAGTGAGCCTAGGGCATGTGCTGCACCAAAAACAGATTCTGCCAAGACGCCAATGAAGACTCGTGGTGTACATTCTGATGGTGATTCTGCGAGAAAGCATGCTAATACGTCATGTGATAAAG CCAATTCCACACAGTTACCATCTGCTGGTAGCTCATTAGGTgctgaaaaaaagaagaaaattccTGTAGTTTCTGATGAAATACCTGTGGAAAGGACAGCTCTATCGGTCCCTGATCATTTTCAGCTGAAGGATGACAAGAGTGGTGGGGCTAGCAGTTCGTCACAGAATGATTATGTGACCCAGAAACTCTCTTCTGACATAAGCCAGCTAAATGTAGACAAGAacaatgtgaatgttacaaaaccTTGTTTGCCTGAAGAGTATAAGCCTGAGAAGTGGATGTTAGCTGATCAGGAGTCAGGGGTGCTGAGCCAACTAAACCTTGCAATA GTGGGTCATGTTGATTCTGGCAAGTCGACACTATCTGGGAGATTACTGCATCTATTAGGAAGGATATCGAGAAAAGATATGCACAAGAATGAGAAGGAGTCGAAAGAGAAA GGGAAGGGATCATTTGCTTTTGCATGGGCCATGGATGAGAGCAGTGAAGAAAGGGAACGAGGTGTGACAATGACAGTAGGTGTGGCCTATCTGGAGACGAAGAAATACCGTGTGGTTTTGCTTGACTCACCTGGCCACAAAGATTTTGTGCCAAATATGATATCTGGTGCAACACAAGCTGATGCAGCTATTCTTGTGGTTGATGcttgcaacttcaaagactcaGCTATTACCTGGATTCCTCTTAGTGCTGTAGAAAatcaaaatttgatcaaacctCCTTCGGATGCTCGTTTGACTTCCTG GTATCAGGGGTTCTGTCTCTTGGATGCTATTGATTCCCTGCAGCTTCCTTCTCGGGATGTTACAAAGCCCCTCATTCTTCCAATCTGTGATGTTATCAAGTCTCAGTCAACAGGGCAGTTGGCAGCTTTTGGAAAATTGGAAACCGGGGCTATTCAAAATGGTTCTAAG GTGTTAGTTTTACCTTGCAGGGTAGAGGCGACAGTGAAAAACATTGAGCGGGACACTAATTCATGCAGCATAGCAAGAGCTGGTGACAATGTGGCGGTTAGTTTACAGGGTATTGATGGGAATCAACTAATACCTGGCGGGGTGCTTTGCCACCCTGGTTTCCCTGTGGCTGTAGCTAACCGCTTGGAGCTTAAGATTCTAGTCCTGGATATTGCCATTCCAATTCTTGCTGGTTCTCAG GTGGAGTTTCACATACATCATGTCAAGGAGGCCGCAAAAGTAACAAAAATCATTGCTTTGCTTGACAAGACTGGGAAACCAAGTAAATCAGCACCTCGATTTCTTAAATCAAAACAGAACGCTGTTGTTCAG GTTACACTCGATGGGGCAGTCTGCGTTCAGGAATTCTCCAAGAGCCGAGCACTTGGGAGGGCATACTTAAGGTTGTCTGGTCGCACAATCGCTGTTGGTGTAGTTAATCGGGTAATTGGCCAAGATGAGAACTAG
- the LOC120650581 gene encoding probable ascorbate-specific transmembrane electron transporter 1: MAVPAPAKVARALAASAAVLVLLWCVRFRGGLSLGSPANKGLIFNVHPVLMLIGFIILGSEAIMSYKILPWSHDTNKMAHMVLHAVALFLGSVGIYAAFKFHNESGIANLYSLHSWVGLGTICLYGIQWLLGVTTFFYPGASPTVRRRMLPWHVRSGLVIYILALFAAELGFLEKLTFLQAAGLGRYSSEALLVNFTALLVVLLGASVVLYVTAPMHNEQTHGYSAVHKT; this comes from the exons ATGGCCGTGCCGGCGCCCGCGAAGGTGGCGCGCGCGCttgcggcctcggcggcggtgctcgtgcTGCTGTGGTGCGTCCGTTTCCGCGGTGGTCTCTCCCTCGGCTCCCCTGCCAACAAGGGCCTCATCTTCAAC GTGCATCCTGTGCTTATGCTGATAGGATTCATCATCCTAGGGAGTGAAG CCATAATGAGCTATAAAATACTGCCCTGGAGTCACGATACAAATAAGATGGCTCACATGGTTCTTCATGCTGTTGCCCTCTTCCTGGGTTCTGTTGGGATATATGCTGCCTTCAAGTTCCACAATGAAAGTGGAATTGCTAATCTCTACAGCTTGCATTCGTGGGTTGGACTTGGAACTATCTGCCTATATGGCATACAG TGGCTACTTGGCGTTACAACCTTCTTCTACCCTGGTGCTTCACCAACAGTCCGGCGCCGGATGCTCCCGTGGCACGTTCGCTCTGGGCTTGTCATCTACATTCTGGCACTGTTTGCGGCAGAGTTGGGTTTCCTGGAGAAGCTCACCTTCCTCCAGGCGGCCGGCCTCGGCAGGTACAGCTCGGAAGCCCTGTTGGTGAACTTCACAGCTCTTCTCGTGGTACTTCTTGGCGCTTCTGTTGTGCTGTATGTCACTGCCCCAATGCACAACGAGCAGACGCATGGGTATTCAGCAGTGCACAAGACCTGA